The Lactuca sativa cultivar Salinas chromosome 2, Lsat_Salinas_v11, whole genome shotgun sequence genome includes a window with the following:
- the LOC111884702 gene encoding uncharacterized protein LOC111884702, producing the protein MGTREVYEEKLRTGNLYHEPTINPGLGTPRCPRCLSLLDSDSDKGEWTITPVLHDATAVAGCGLGGMLSAFYGLNTGMPYLQKHVKGPKWLPFVIGVPPLLMFSAASAALGGYGLPNFTQLSVTSYYAASSASHYGISLITRYIEDTYMTRSQKQRLR; encoded by the exons ATGGGGACTCGAGAGGTGTATGAAGAGAAGCTACGAACGGGAAATCTGTATCACGAGCCCACCATCAATCCTGGCCTCGGTACTCCCCGCTGCCCTCGTTGTCTCTCCCTCCTCGACTCAGACTCG GACAAAGGTGAATGGACCATCACTCCAGTGTTACATGACGCCACCGCTGTG GCTGGCTGTGGTTTAGGTGGAATGCTCAGTGCTTTTTATGGTCTGAATACAG GAATGCCTTATCTCCAAAAACATGTCAAAGGGCCAAAGTGGCTTCCATTCGTTATAGGG GTTCCTCCATTGTTAATGTTTTCTGCTGCAAGTGCTGCATTAGGAG GATATGGGCTTCCAAATTTCACACAGCTGAGTGTGACATCATATTATGCTGCATCAAGTGCTTCTCATTATGGGATTTCATTAATTACAAGATACATTGAAGACACTTATATGACACGTTCACAAAAACAAAGGCTTCGGTGA